From Acinetobacter lwoffii, a single genomic window includes:
- the truB gene encoding tRNA pseudouridine(55) synthase TruB: MKASSPKIQRRHLSGVFLLNKPLGISSNAALQRVRWLYRAHKAGHTGALDPLASGLLPVCLGEATKFSHYLLDSVKRYQTTVFLGHSTTTGDVEGEVLLEKAVPELSETLIQNKLAQFIGDIQQVPPMYSALKKEGRPLYELARKGIEIEREARPITILAIELLSFTENSITLDITCSKGTYIRVLGEDIAKALGTYGHLTYLHRIKTGHFDLIPSYTIEYLESLSEAERDALLLPAYAPVDHFPKVQVPEGRAEYFSRGMESNIEHEAAEQVLVFDGEKCLGLAEITDKKRLVPKRVLNL, translated from the coding sequence ATGAAAGCATCATCTCCTAAAATTCAGCGCCGTCATCTCAGTGGTGTCTTCCTGCTCAACAAGCCTTTGGGTATCAGCTCTAATGCCGCATTACAAAGAGTCCGCTGGTTGTACCGTGCACACAAAGCCGGCCATACTGGTGCGCTGGATCCGCTGGCATCTGGTTTATTGCCTGTATGTTTGGGAGAGGCGACCAAGTTTTCGCATTATTTATTAGATTCGGTCAAGCGTTATCAGACGACCGTATTTTTGGGACATAGTACCACCACGGGAGATGTGGAAGGCGAGGTGCTTCTGGAAAAAGCAGTTCCTGAACTCTCGGAAACCTTGATTCAGAACAAATTGGCACAGTTTATCGGGGATATCCAGCAAGTGCCGCCAATGTATTCTGCCTTGAAAAAAGAAGGCCGTCCTTTATACGAACTGGCGCGCAAAGGTATCGAGATTGAACGTGAAGCACGTCCGATTACCATTTTAGCGATTGAGCTTTTATCCTTTACGGAGAACAGTATCACGCTGGATATTACCTGTTCTAAAGGGACTTATATCCGGGTATTGGGTGAAGATATTGCCAAAGCACTGGGAACTTATGGTCATCTGACTTATCTGCACCGCATCAAAACCGGTCATTTTGATTTGATCCCGAGTTATACCATTGAATATCTGGAAAGCCTGAGCGAAGCAGAGCGTGATGCACTGTTGTTGCCGGCCTATGCACCGGTTGATCATTTTCCAAAAGTGCAGGTACCCGAAGGTCGCGCAGAATATTTTAGCCGCGGCATGGAAAGCAATATCGAACATGAAGCAGCTGAACAGG
- a CDS encoding lipase secretion chaperone, which translates to MQKYKIWIILALLVLCILTLILWLSPKENTQADTGTKMPLTETQAEQTALLVNGPANAAFPSASQQDTEINCQMQLDASNRLIVNEQTRNCFEYFITQFGEKNLQQIQQDFKAYIRQNHKEPALSQILDLWDRYLQYRQGLGQLTAPAGLNQEDPAYYRSIYNSTQNLRQQYFSKYEIEGLFGTEDAYHEYTLDRMSVLADKSLTETEKAQKLKALFQQLPQDWQENLEQLNKLEDLRKLTADIKARGGSRDEIRQMRMNLVGAEATQRLEQLDVQRSDWKNRVTGYLDERDQITQSSMSHTAKQQAIAQLRSKHFNTPQEQLRVETFEQVHDQGAKLPFAD; encoded by the coding sequence ATGCAGAAATATAAAATATGGATCATTCTGGCGTTGCTGGTGCTGTGTATTCTCACATTGATCTTATGGCTGTCTCCAAAAGAAAATACCCAGGCGGATACCGGGACAAAAATGCCTTTAACTGAAACTCAGGCAGAACAAACCGCACTCTTGGTCAATGGCCCTGCCAATGCAGCTTTCCCCAGTGCCAGCCAGCAAGATACCGAAATTAATTGTCAGATGCAGCTAGACGCCAGCAACCGTCTGATTGTGAATGAACAGACCCGCAACTGTTTTGAATATTTTATTACCCAGTTCGGTGAAAAAAATCTGCAGCAGATCCAACAGGATTTTAAAGCCTATATTCGCCAGAATCATAAAGAGCCTGCACTCTCGCAAATTCTGGATTTATGGGATCGTTATCTCCAGTACCGTCAGGGCTTGGGCCAGCTCACTGCACCGGCCGGGCTAAATCAGGAAGATCCTGCCTATTATCGCAGTATCTATAACAGTACCCAGAATTTGCGCCAACAATACTTTTCCAAGTATGAAATTGAGGGCTTGTTCGGCACAGAAGATGCCTATCATGAATATACCCTGGACCGGATGAGCGTACTGGCAGACAAAAGCTTAACGGAGACTGAAAAAGCGCAAAAGCTCAAAGCACTGTTTCAGCAGCTCCCGCAGGACTGGCAGGAAAATCTGGAACAACTGAATAAACTGGAAGATTTGCGCAAACTTACCGCAGATATTAAAGCTCGTGGCGGTTCCCGTGATGAAATCCGGCAGATGCGGATGAATCTGGTCGGTGCTGAAGCGACACAACGTCTGGAACAACTGGATGTACAACGCAGCGACTGGAAAAACCGGGTGACTGGCTATTTAGATGAACGGGATCAGATTACCCAGTCCAGCATGTCCCATACTGCCAAACAGCAAGCGATTGCCCAGCTTCGCAGCAAACATTTTAATACACCGCAAGAACAGCTGCGGGTTGAAACATTTGAACAGGTTCATGATCAGGGAGCCAAACTACCCTTTGCTGACTAA
- a CDS encoding esterase/lipase family protein, with translation MHTFSKTAQLLTVALATTLGFSFSAQTQAAASATQVIEKSRSDYAKTKYPILMVHGWLGWSRIGTDSIGLDYWYQILPDMARNGSTVFAAQLSPANTTAHRGEQLVHQVEEVVAITGKKKLNLIGHSHGGPTVLYVAATQPQYIASITGVAGTYHGSKVADDIQNNSLTRTAFNILGDYIIGPLIALGQFKPELEIDFDASMKSLTQTGSNTFNATVAQQVVKDGVLASTENCNKNLKQKDSKGIHYYSWTGVAQATNALDIDTILMQLGPLSYGSKDNDGMVSRCSAFMGKVIHDQYKLNHTDLANMMFGLKGVFAPDPVALYRQHANRLKLEGL, from the coding sequence ATGCATACTTTCAGCAAGACAGCCCAGTTACTGACTGTGGCTTTAGCGACTACTCTGGGATTCAGTTTTTCTGCACAGACTCAGGCTGCAGCGAGTGCAACACAAGTCATCGAAAAGAGCCGGTCTGACTATGCCAAGACCAAATATCCGATCTTGATGGTGCATGGCTGGCTAGGCTGGTCACGCATTGGCACCGATAGTATCGGGCTGGATTACTGGTATCAGATTCTGCCAGATATGGCACGTAATGGCTCAACCGTCTTTGCGGCACAATTGTCTCCAGCAAATACAACGGCGCATCGCGGTGAACAACTAGTTCATCAGGTTGAAGAGGTTGTGGCAATTACCGGCAAGAAAAAACTGAATTTGATTGGTCACTCTCATGGCGGACCAACAGTGCTGTATGTTGCAGCGACCCAGCCGCAGTATATCGCCTCTATTACTGGCGTTGCAGGAACCTACCATGGCTCCAAAGTGGCAGATGATATTCAGAACAATAGCCTGACGCGTACCGCCTTTAACATTTTAGGGGATTATATTATTGGACCATTGATTGCACTGGGTCAGTTTAAGCCTGAACTGGAAATTGATTTTGATGCTTCCATGAAATCCCTGACCCAGACCGGTTCAAATACTTTTAATGCCACAGTGGCGCAGCAGGTGGTCAAAGATGGTGTATTGGCGTCCACAGAAAACTGCAATAAAAATTTAAAACAGAAAGACAGTAAAGGCATTCATTATTATTCATGGACGGGTGTGGCCCAAGCCACCAATGCACTGGATATTGACACGATCCTGATGCAGCTCGGCCCTTTATCTTATGGCAGTAAAGACAATGATGGCATGGTGTCACGTTGTAGCGCTTTCATGGGCAAGGTGATTCATGACCAGTACAAACTCAATCATACTGACCTGGCCAATATGATGTTTGGTCTGAAAGGAGTGTTTGCACCAGATCCGGTCGCCCTCTACCGCCAGCATGCCAACCGACTCAAATTAGAAGGTTTATAA
- a CDS encoding esterase/lipase family protein, producing the protein MKKIIYHVNLLLLGSILTGPVQASALQPYKSNFVLSSYAKTKYPMVFVHGFGLGFNRIGTDRIGLDYWYQIPQDLSRHGARVFSAELSAVASNELRGEQLLMQIDEVMALTGQKKVNLIGHSQGGPTIQYIEGVAPHKAASLTAIAGAMQGTPVFVNASQTPLLEPFIQAVGTILGHSMNLVTANQYPVSMIEALEAMNPEAIQAFNMKYGSAAIPKDCQSQGSKLTPNGIYHYSWMGNRQATNPLDAIESTVVRLGSSFLKGEANDGALPLCSGRYGQIIRQDYAHNHFDEVNQFFGILGPFAQDPVALYRQHANRLKLQGL; encoded by the coding sequence ATGAAAAAAATAATCTATCACGTGAACCTTTTGCTGCTTGGTTCTATCTTGACTGGCCCTGTGCAAGCTTCGGCATTACAGCCATATAAAAGCAATTTTGTCCTCTCGAGTTATGCCAAGACAAAATATCCGATGGTCTTTGTGCATGGTTTTGGTCTGGGTTTTAACCGGATTGGAACGGATCGCATTGGTTTGGATTATTGGTATCAGATTCCCCAAGACCTGAGTCGGCATGGTGCACGGGTATTTTCTGCTGAATTGTCTGCCGTCGCCTCCAATGAACTCCGCGGTGAACAGCTCTTGATGCAAATTGATGAAGTAATGGCACTGACAGGTCAGAAGAAAGTCAATCTGATTGGGCATAGCCAAGGTGGCCCAACGATTCAATATATCGAGGGCGTTGCACCGCATAAAGCCGCCTCTTTAACCGCCATTGCAGGAGCGATGCAAGGTACACCAGTTTTTGTCAATGCCAGCCAGACACCCCTGCTTGAACCATTCATTCAGGCCGTCGGTACGATTCTGGGCCACAGCATGAATCTGGTTACAGCTAACCAGTATCCAGTCAGTATGATTGAAGCACTGGAAGCCATGAATCCAGAGGCGATTCAGGCTTTCAATATGAAATATGGTTCTGCTGCCATTCCCAAAGACTGTCAGTCTCAGGGCAGCAAACTTACGCCAAATGGAATTTACCACTATTCCTGGATGGGCAACCGGCAGGCGACCAATCCACTGGATGCGATTGAATCTACAGTCGTGAGGTTAGGTAGCAGTTTCCTGAAAGGAGAAGCCAATGATGGTGCTCTGCCGCTGTGTAGCGGACGCTATGGCCAAATCATTCGTCAGGATTATGCCCACAATCATTTTGATGAAGTAAACCAGTTTTTTGGTATTTTGGGTCCTTTCGCGCAGGATCCAGTCGCCCTGTATCGCCAACATGCCAACCGGCTCAAACTGCAAGGCTTATAA
- a CDS encoding esterase/lipase family protein: MKFGAFITGLLLAGTCLSTQASTQASQVTAKASSQYAKTQYPIVFAHGMAGFIRVGTDQFGLDYWYQILPDLARNGGNVWATRVSPFNSSGIRGEQLLEQVKEIQAITGADKVNLIGHSHGGPTIRYVAGVRPDLVASLTSVGAPHKGSPVADLILQAEGTPIQGPLVGGINLVSKAITWAQGLDPNSFPHDSLAGGSSLTLAGSAQFNQKYPLGMPTTACGEGKEKDGDIRHYSFTGIGQVTNPLDPDSALKVTALLIDGGKENDGLVSRCSAKFGKTIRDNYNWNHLDEVNQFLGLKNIFAPDPVDVYRQHANRLKLQGL; the protein is encoded by the coding sequence ATGAAATTCGGAGCATTCATCACCGGCCTGCTGCTGGCGGGTACATGCCTCAGCACTCAGGCATCCACCCAAGCCAGTCAGGTCACAGCAAAAGCCAGTTCACAATATGCCAAGACCCAATATCCGATTGTCTTCGCCCATGGTATGGCAGGCTTTATCCGGGTCGGTACCGACCAGTTTGGACTGGATTACTGGTATCAGATTTTACCGGATCTGGCGCGTAATGGTGGCAATGTCTGGGCAACACGTGTCTCACCTTTTAACTCATCAGGAATTCGGGGTGAACAACTTTTAGAGCAAGTCAAAGAAATTCAGGCCATTACCGGTGCAGACAAAGTCAATCTGATTGGTCATTCACATGGCGGCCCGACCATTCGTTATGTTGCAGGTGTGAGACCTGATCTGGTTGCTTCCCTGACTTCCGTCGGTGCTCCACATAAAGGCTCTCCGGTGGCAGACCTGATTCTTCAGGCAGAAGGTACGCCAATACAAGGGCCTTTAGTGGGTGGTATCAACCTGGTGTCTAAGGCCATCACCTGGGCACAAGGTCTGGATCCGAACAGTTTCCCGCATGATTCTCTGGCTGGTGGTAGCAGCCTGACCCTAGCAGGATCTGCTCAATTTAACCAGAAATATCCGTTGGGTATGCCGACCACCGCCTGCGGTGAAGGTAAGGAAAAAGACGGTGATATTCGTCATTATTCATTCACAGGTATAGGTCAAGTCACCAACCCTCTCGACCCTGATTCAGCACTCAAAGTTACAGCTTTACTCATTGATGGTGGCAAGGAAAATGATGGTCTGGTTTCTCGCTGTAGTGCCAAATTCGGTAAAACCATTCGGGATAACTATAACTGGAACCATCTGGATGAAGTGAACCAGTTCCTCGGATTAAAGAATATCTTTGCTCCAGACCCAGTCGATGTTTATCGCCAGCATGCTAACCGGCTCAAATTGCAAGGCCTGTAA
- the rplS gene encoding 50S ribosomal protein L19: protein MSGKHPLVQVIENAQLKQNIPAFAPGDTVIVQVKVKEGDRERLQAFEGVVIAKKNRGLNSAFTVRKISSGVGVERVFQTHSPIVAGIEVKRRGDVRRAKLYYLRELSGKAARIREKLPARKTKA from the coding sequence ATGAGCGGTAAGCATCCTTTAGTTCAAGTAATTGAAAACGCACAATTGAAACAAAACATCCCTGCTTTTGCACCAGGTGATACAGTTATTGTTCAAGTTAAAGTAAAAGAAGGCGACCGTGAGCGTTTACAGGCGTTCGAAGGCGTTGTAATTGCTAAGAAAAACCGTGGTTTGAACTCTGCGTTCACAGTACGTAAAATTTCTAGCGGTGTTGGCGTTGAGCGTGTATTCCAAACTCACTCTCCAATCGTTGCTGGTATCGAAGTGAAACGTCGTGGTGACGTTCGTCGTGCTAAACTTTACTACCTACGTGAATTGTCTGGTAAAGCTGCACGTATTCGTGAAAAATTACCAGCTCGTAAAACTAAAGCTTAA
- the trmD gene encoding tRNA (guanosine(37)-N1)-methyltransferase TrmD, which translates to MFFAVITLFPEMFEAITAYGISGRAAKRDLMQITCINPRDYAQGNYKRVDERPFGGGPGMVMMAEPLAKAIQHAKELATQAGAVQVPVVYMSPQGKTLNETAVQDFVKYDGIIVLCGRYEGVDERLIQQYVDQEWSIGDYVLSGGELPAMVLLDSIIRRLPGAMSDEQSHVQDSFVDGLLDCPQYTKPDHFEGLNVPEVLKSGHHANIEKWRFLQRYQRTLERRPELVEKVELTKQQKKWLKDL; encoded by the coding sequence GTGTTTTTTGCAGTCATTACGCTTTTTCCTGAAATGTTTGAAGCGATTACAGCTTACGGTATTAGCGGACGCGCAGCAAAACGCGATTTAATGCAAATTACTTGTATTAATCCACGTGATTATGCACAGGGCAACTACAAAAGGGTGGATGAACGTCCATTTGGTGGTGGTCCGGGTATGGTGATGATGGCTGAGCCTTTGGCAAAAGCAATCCAGCATGCCAAAGAGCTTGCAACGCAAGCAGGTGCAGTTCAGGTTCCTGTGGTGTATATGTCACCGCAAGGAAAGACCTTAAACGAAACTGCGGTACAGGATTTTGTCAAATATGACGGAATCATCGTACTGTGCGGACGTTATGAAGGCGTCGATGAACGTTTGATCCAGCAATATGTTGATCAGGAATGGTCAATTGGAGATTACGTCTTGTCGGGTGGTGAACTTCCTGCGATGGTTTTATTGGACAGTATTATCCGGAGACTTCCGGGTGCCATGTCTGATGAGCAATCACACGTGCAAGACTCATTTGTGGATGGTCTTCTAGATTGCCCACAATATACCAAGCCAGATCATTTTGAAGGTTTGAATGTGCCTGAGGTGTTAAAGTCCGGGCATCATGCCAATATTGAAAAATGGCGGTTTTTGCAGCGATATCAGCGTACACTTGAACGCCGCCCAGAGTTGGTGGAAAAAGTCGAGCTGACCAAGCAGCAGAAAAAATGGCTAAAAGATTTGTAA
- the rimM gene encoding ribosome maturation factor RimM (Essential for efficient processing of 16S rRNA) — protein MTPTQNVPEDRIQIGQLRSAYGLNGWLWVYSNTEPMSNIFDYLPWYIETKAGWQMVDVKRWKPHGKGLVVSLKGVSDRTAADNLVGANIWISKSQLPQPGVDEYYWSDLKGLTVLGLDDDEQEINLGQIHELFETGANDVMVVRATAASVDSEERMIPWHKDVVQRVDLEAGRIYVNWGVDY, from the coding sequence ATGACACCAACACAGAATGTGCCCGAAGATCGTATTCAGATTGGACAGCTACGTTCAGCTTATGGATTAAATGGGTGGCTCTGGGTCTATTCCAATACAGAACCTATGAGCAACATATTTGACTACCTGCCTTGGTACATTGAAACCAAAGCAGGTTGGCAAATGGTCGATGTAAAACGTTGGAAACCACATGGCAAAGGCTTGGTGGTCAGCTTAAAAGGTGTGAGTGATCGCACCGCAGCAGACAACTTAGTTGGTGCAAATATCTGGATTTCAAAATCGCAACTGCCTCAACCAGGTGTGGATGAGTATTACTGGTCAGATTTAAAAGGCTTAACTGTGTTAGGTCTGGATGATGACGAACAGGAAATTAATCTCGGTCAAATCCATGAACTGTTTGAAACAGGTGCTAACGATGTGATGGTGGTTCGCGCAACTGCTGCCAGTGTCGATAGTGAAGAGCGCATGATTCCATGGCATAAAGATGTGGTGCAACGTGTTGATCTCGAAGCGGGTCGTATCTACGTGAATTGGGGCGTAGATTATTAA
- the rpsP gene encoding 30S ribosomal protein S16 has translation MVVIRLTRGGAKKRPFYQIVVTDSRNPRDGRFIERIGFFNPTAQGKAEKLRLDADRFAHWVAQGAQPSERVASLAAQAKKAAAAA, from the coding sequence ATGGTAGTTATTCGTCTTACTCGTGGTGGTGCTAAAAAGCGTCCATTCTATCAAATCGTTGTAACTGATAGCCGCAATCCACGTGACGGTCGTTTCATCGAACGTATCGGTTTCTTCAACCCTACAGCGCAAGGTAAAGCAGAAAAACTTCGTTTAGATGCTGACCGTTTTGCTCACTGGGTAGCACAAGGTGCTCAACCGTCTGAACGTGTTGCTTCTTTGGCTGCTCAAGCGAAGAAAGCTGCAGCTGCTGCATAA
- a CDS encoding type IV pilin protein: MKKYSLGFTLIELMIVVAIIAVLAAIAYPSYTQYKIRTNRADVQSEMMNIAQRLQSYYVINHNYTSATLDNGTTSKDYPISNPVYRVTLVPSGQTYTLTAEPISGTVQVGNGSVILDSQGRKCWTKTTTACVPSATSNWDGR; encoded by the coding sequence ATGAAAAAATACTCTTTAGGATTTACTTTAATTGAATTAATGATTGTTGTGGCAATAATTGCTGTTTTGGCGGCGATTGCTTACCCTTCTTATACTCAATATAAAATTCGTACTAACCGTGCTGATGTACAAAGTGAAATGATGAATATTGCACAGCGCTTACAAAGTTACTACGTGATCAATCATAATTACACGAGTGCAACCCTAGATAACGGCACAACCAGCAAAGATTATCCAATATCTAATCCTGTTTATAGAGTTACGCTTGTTCCGAGTGGTCAAACCTATACATTAACTGCAGAGCCTATATCCGGCACTGTTCAGGTGGGTAATGGAAGTGTAATTTTAGATAGTCAGGGAAGGAAGTGTTGGACTAAAACAACTACAGCTTGCGTTCCCTCAGCCACCTCCAACTGGGACGGACGCTAA
- a CDS encoding type IV pilin protein — MKKTHGFTLIELMITVVVVAIIAAIAVPSYQQYIERKDLAIARQEALRIAAELERFKAKNFSYKGFDASYLYTYESTDAGGNLATASYYNKTTGQLLLPLGSTSSTAKYTLTLANGGTGHKPLTIVKGADGQETADSASVNGLSWVMSLERAKDSDGEPKQPRNYDLLLSSTGIRCMTKVKDVVTGYANCGSYSESW; from the coding sequence ATGAAAAAAACACATGGCTTCACATTAATTGAGCTAATGATTACAGTGGTGGTGGTAGCAATTATTGCTGCCATTGCCGTACCTTCGTATCAACAATATATAGAACGAAAGGACTTAGCAATTGCTCGGCAAGAAGCATTACGTATAGCTGCGGAATTAGAAAGATTTAAAGCAAAAAACTTTAGTTACAAAGGTTTTGATGCAAGTTATTTATATACATACGAAAGCACAGATGCTGGTGGAAATCTTGCAACTGCCAGTTATTATAATAAAACGACGGGTCAATTGCTGTTGCCACTAGGCTCAACGAGTTCCACTGCGAAATATACGTTGACATTGGCGAATGGAGGAACAGGACATAAGCCCTTAACGATTGTTAAAGGAGCTGATGGTCAAGAAACAGCAGATTCAGCGAGTGTGAACGGTTTGAGCTGGGTAATGTCGCTAGAGCGTGCTAAGGATAGTGATGGTGAGCCAAAACAGCCACGTAATTACGATCTGCTTTTAAGCAGTACAGGTATACGTTGTATGACAAAAGTCAAAGATGTAGTGACAGGTTATGCAAATTGCGGCAGTTATAGCGAGTCATGGTAA